One window of Sardina pilchardus chromosome 2, fSarPil1.1, whole genome shotgun sequence genomic DNA carries:
- the cebpd gene encoding CCAAT/enhancer-binding protein delta: MCDIYNLDSQCVSSPCNMSWAMEPANFYDNKLSSVPGDCKTMRGDGMGEDTSMVELSTAPAIYDDESAIDFSSYIDSMSSVPNLELCNDELFADLFNNTVKQEKVDFCLPNAPSSHPLLTTSSFCVGIQKDLERMPESFEKGVFSAPIKQEPDWSDSDMSSSLPSQIENCAQTSMTLHTGQPTPPTTPEPLSIGGSPRKSGKDKGKKNLDRYSPEYRQRRERNNIAVRKSRDKAKMRNLDMQQKMLELGSENDRLHKTIEQLTRELSSLRNFFKQLPTSSFGATLPVDSR; this comes from the coding sequence ATGTGTGACATATACAACCTGGATTCGCAGTGCGTGTCTTCACCATGCAATATGAGTTGGGCGATGGAGCCTGCAAATTTCTACGACAATAAACTGAGCAGTGTCCCCGGAGACTGTAAAACCATGCGAGGTGATGGGATGGGGGAGGACACGAGTATGGTCGAGCTGAGCACAGCGCCTGCCATCTACGACGACGAGAGCGCTATTGACTTCAGCTCGTACATTGACTCGATGTCGTCGGTACCCAACCTGGAACTCTGCAACGACGAGCTGTTTGCAGATCTGTTCAACAATACTGTGAAGCAAGAGAAAGTGGACTTCTGCTTGCCCAATGCACCGTCCAGTCACCCGCTGTTGACAACCAGCTCATTTTGCGTCGGCATCCAAAAGGACTTGGAGAGGATGCCGGAGAGCTTCGAGAAAGGTGTGTTCAGCGCGCCCATCAAACAGGAGCCAGACTGGAGTGACAGCGACATGTCTTCATCGCTCCCTTCGCAGATAGAAAATTGTGCGCAGACATCGATGACCCTGCACACAGGACAGCCCACCCCACCAACTACGCCAGAGCCCCTTTCCATCGGAGGCAGCCCCCGAAAATCGGGAAAAGACAAGGGTAAAAAGAACCTTGATCGATACAGTCCAGAGTATCGCCAGAGACGGGAGAGGAATAACATCGCTGTGCGTAAAAGCAGGGACAAGGCGAAGATGCGCAACCTGGACATGCAGCAAAAGATGCTTGAACTGGGTTCGGAGAATGATCGTCTGCACAAAACAATTGAGCAGCTAACTCGCGAACTTTCGAGCTTGAGGAACTTCTTCAAGCAGctccccacctcctctttcGGGGCGACCCTGCCCGTGGACAGTCGGTGA
- the mcm4 gene encoding DNA replication licensing factor MCM4, which translates to MSSPTSTPSRKRGRTSNPSTPGSEALSPPSQRARSQDTSIGDLQPMPTSPATDICSPNPQDTSLFSSPRRSVLPSEVDVSSPLLYGTPSSRVEGTPRSGIRGTPARQRPDLGSVRKAPQVDLHSEPPSGDNAVASDQAAGQRLVIWGTDVNVGTCKEKFQRFLQRFIDLTSREDENAGLDLNEPLYMQKLDEISVVGEPVLNVNSGHVQSFDADLYRQLICYPQEVIPTFDMAVNELFFERYPDSMLDHQIQVRPYNALKTRNMRSLNPEDIDQLITISGMVIRSSQLIPEMQEAFFRCQVCAFSTRVEVDRGRIAEPAVCRNCNTTHSLALVHNRSAFSDKQMIKLQESPEDMPAGQTPHTTVVYAHNDLVDKVQPGDRINITGIYRAAPMRVNPRQSQVKAVYKTHIDAIHFRKTDERRLHGVDEDGDQKLFTEERVQTLRELAGKPDVYERLSSALAPSIYEHEDIKKGILLQLFGGTRKDFSQTGRGNFRAEVNILLCGDPGTSKSQLLQYVFNLVPRGQYTSGKGSSAVGLTAYVMKDPETRQLVLQTGALVLSDNGICCIDEFDKMSDSTRSVLHEVMEQQTLSIAKAGIICQLNARTSVLAAANPVESQWNPKKTTIENIQLPHTLLSRFDLIFLMLDPQDEAYDRRLAHHLVALYYQSEEQIQEEHLDMAVLKDYIAYARTYINPRLSEEASQALIEAYVDMRKIGSGRGMVSAYPRQLESLIRLAEAHAKVRFCEKVETIDVEEAKRLHREALKQSATDPRTGFVDISILTTGMSATARKRKEEIAQALKKMIQAKGKTPAMKYQQLFDDLRGQSEAAITKDLFDEALRALADEDYLTVTGKTVRLL; encoded by the exons ATGTCTTCGCCAACTTCAACACCAAGTCGCAAGCGGGGAAGAACCAGCAATCCCTCAACAC CTGGCAGTGAGGCCCTGTCCCCTCCCTCTCAGCGGGCCAGGTCCCAGGACACGTCCATCGGGGACCTGCAGCCCATGCCCACCTCCCCAGCCACAGACATATGCAGTCCCAACCCTCAGGACACGTCTCTCTTCTCCAGCCCTCGGCGCTCAG TGCTCCCCAGTGAAGTGGATGTGAGCTCCCCGCTGCTTTATGGGACGCCCAGCTCCCGCGTGGAGGGGACGCCCCGTAGCGGCATCCGTGGAACTCCGGCTCGCCAGCGCCCCGATCTTGGCTCGGTCAGGAAGGCCCCCCAGGTGGACCTCCACTCAGAACCT CCCTCTGGAGACAATGCCGTGGCCAGCGACCAGGCTGCAGGGCAGAGGCTCGTCATCTGGGGAACTGATGTCAACGTAGGCACCTGCAAAGAAAAGTTTCAG CGATTCCTGCAGCGCTTCATCGATCTCACCTCCAGAGAAGACGAGAATGCTGGGCTGGATCTCAACGAGCCCTTGTACATGCAGAAACTGGACGAG ATCAGCGTTGTTGGGGAGCCCGTGCTGAATGTGAACAGTGGCCACGTGCAGTCGTTTGATGCCGATCTGTACAGACAGCTCATCTGCTATCCCCAG GAAGTCATTCCTACATTTGATATGGCAGTCAACGAGCTCTTCTTCGAGCGTTACCCAGATTCCATGCTAGACCATCAGATCCAAGTGCGGCCATACAACGCCCTCAAAACCAGAAACATGCGCAGCCTCAACCCCGAAG ACATTGACCAGCTCATCACCATCAGCGGCATGGTGATCCGCTCGTCCCAGCTGATCCCCGAGATGCAGGAGGCCTTCTTCCGCTGCCAGGTGTGTGCGTTCAGCACGCGCGTGGAAGTGGACCGCGGCCGCATCGCCGAGCCCGCCGTCTGCCGCAACTGCAACACCACCCACAGCCTGGCCCTGGTGCACAACCGCTCCGCCTTCTCCGACAAACAGATG ATTAAGCTGCAGGAGTCTCCGGAGGACATGCCTGCTGGTCAGACCCCTCACACCACGGTGGTGTACGCTCACAACGACCTTGTGGACAAAGTCCAGCCCGGAGACCGGATCAACATCACAG GCATCTACAGGGCCGCCCCGATGCGCGTGAACCCCAGGCAGAGCCAGGTGAAGGCCGTGTACAAGACGCACATCGACGCCATCCACTTCCGCAAGACGGACGAGCGGCGCCTGCACGGGGTGGACGAGGACGGCGACCAGAAGCTCTTCACCGAGGAGCGCGTGCAGACGCTCCGCGAGCTGGCCGGCAAGCCCGACGTCTACGAGCGCCTCTCCTCCGCCCTGGCGCCCAGCATCTACGAGCACGAGGACATTAAGAAG GGAATCCTCCTGCAGCTCTTTGGCGGCACACGGAAGGACTTCAGCCAGACGGGCCGCGGCAACTTCCGCGCCGAGGTCAACATCCTGCTCTGCGGCGACCCCGGCACCAGCAAGTCTCAGCTGCTGCAGTACGTCTTCAACCTGGTGCCGCGCGGCCAGTACACCTCAGGCAAGGGCTCCAGCGCCGTGGGCCTGACGGCGTACGTCATGAAGGACCCCGAGACGCGGCAGCTGGTCCTGCAGACGGGCGCGCTGGTGCTCAGCGACAACGGCATCTGCTGCATCGACGAGTTCGACAAGATGAGCGACAGCACGCGCTCGGTGCTGCACGAGGTCATGGAGCAGCAGACGCTCTCCATCGCCAAG GCTGGGATCATCTGTCAGCTCAATGCTCGTACTTCCGTCTTGGCTGCCGCCAATCCAGTGGAGTCTCAGTGGAACCCGAAAAAGACCACCATCGAAAACATtcagctgccacacacactcctgtccag ATTTGACCTCATCTTCCTGATGCTGGACCCTCAGGATGAGGCCTATGACAGACGGCTAGCCCACCACTTGGTGGCGCTCTATTACCAGAGCGAGGAGCAGATCCAGGAGGAGCACTTGGACATGGCCGTGCTGAAGGACTACATTGCCTACGCCCGCACTTACATCAACCCCAGGCTGAGTGAAGAAGCCAGCCAGGCACTTATCGAG GCGTACGTGGACATGAGGAAGATCGGCAGTGGCCGGGGGATGGTGTCCGCCTACCCACGTCAGCTGGAGTCCCTCATCCGCCTGGCGGAGGCCCATGCCAAGGTGCGCTTCTGTGAAAAGGTGGAGACCATCGACGTGGAGGAAGCCAAGAGACTTCACAGGGAGGCCCTCAAGCAGTCAGCAACTGACCCAAGAACAGGATTTGTGGACATCTCTATCCTCACAACAG GAATGAGTGCTACTGCCagaaagaggaaggaggaaATTGCTCAAGCCCTCAAGAAAATGATTCAGGCAAAGGGCAAGACACCTGCCATGAAATATCAGCAGCTATTTGATGACCTTCGGGGGCAGTCTGAAGCT GCCATCACCAAGGACCTGTTCGACGAGGCTCTCCGAGCTTTGGCAGATGAAGACTATTTAACGGTCACAGGGAAAACTGTCCGCCTGTTGTAA